Proteins co-encoded in one Candidatus Omnitrophota bacterium genomic window:
- a CDS encoding tetratricopeptide repeat protein, which yields MRKFGALTVLSALVFISSCAGVRIGRPSPLEIAASFEAAGNPDEAVKTLKNASQDASYKSAVKREILTALAELYANQKDNLNAIKTLREAAQTGDGDPFIGLRLGEMLLREGLIAEAIAEFTALENRGVKTPSLLLGLGEAYYRNGRILKATVYLEQYLKIYPDDKKAMMMLYESHEAMGNYPAARNALSGCAAVLSAKDFAVKMAMNWMRDGNPDEAVEELEKIKADFPESNFYLALACYQKGDLDKALHFFAQAPDSLADEASFFRALVLFELGRKAEANPIFKKLALKENYSRYCAVFVK from the coding sequence ATGAGAAAATTCGGCGCTTTAACCGTTCTGTCCGCGCTTGTGTTCATCTCTTCCTGCGCGGGTGTGAGGATTGGAAGGCCGTCGCCTCTTGAAATAGCGGCCTCTTTTGAGGCCGCGGGGAATCCGGACGAAGCCGTGAAGACGCTGAAGAACGCTTCTCAGGATGCTTCCTATAAGAGCGCGGTAAAACGCGAAATACTTACGGCTCTGGCGGAACTTTACGCGAATCAAAAAGACAATCTGAACGCGATAAAGACGCTCAGGGAAGCCGCCCAGACCGGCGACGGAGATCCTTTTATCGGCCTTCGCCTGGGTGAGATGCTGCTGCGGGAAGGGCTTATCGCCGAGGCTATTGCGGAATTCACCGCTCTTGAGAACAGGGGCGTTAAGACGCCGTCGCTGCTGCTGGGCCTGGGCGAGGCCTATTACAGGAATGGCCGCATACTCAAGGCGACGGTGTATCTGGAGCAGTATCTTAAAATTTATCCTGACGACAAAAAAGCGATGATGATGCTCTATGAATCCCACGAAGCCATGGGGAATTATCCCGCCGCGCGCAATGCCCTGTCGGGATGCGCTGCTGTTCTGAGCGCGAAAGACTTCGCCGTAAAAATGGCCATGAACTGGATGAGAGACGGCAATCCCGACGAGGCCGTTGAAGAGCTCGAAAAAATAAAGGCAGATTTTCCCGAAAGTAATTTTTATCTGGCCCTGGCCTGTTATCAGAAGGGCGATCTGGACAAAGCCCTGCATTTCTTCGCACAGGCGCCGGACTCTCTCGCTGATGAGGCTTCTTTTTTCCGCGCGCTCGTTCTTTTTGAGCTTGGCAGGAAAGCCGAGGCGAATCCGATATTCAAAAAGCTTGCACTCAAGGAGAATTATTCCCGGTATTGCGCGGTCTTTGTAAAATAA
- a CDS encoding patatin-like phospholipase family protein, producing the protein MPRRFLFIVLFFAALGHSFNTEDHLRILASSRWQDQRAKVALVLSGGAARGLAHVGVLKSWQEKKLPLDLIVGTSVGAIVGALYASGMDGAEIDRIIAGLNWNELIEFRVTPARILNLNSIISSEKMGDWMFSHMGDKKFSDLKIPFLCVACDIRTGEKIVFRDGDLIPAVRASSCIPGIFEPVEYRHRVLVDGGVVDNVPTDLALAEGADMIVASWTGGSRWLSDSRSIIAVLTQVISVSGTVLSRRQLEKADVVIEPDLRDVSPLDLDKFAQTSEAGYDATVKKAGEIEKMFLQKTLEKIKAAPDK; encoded by the coding sequence ATGCCTCGCCGATTTTTATTTATAGTGTTATTTTTTGCCGCCCTCGGGCATTCTTTTAACACGGAAGACCATTTGCGGATACTCGCGTCAAGCCGCTGGCAGGATCAGCGCGCCAAAGTGGCCCTCGTCCTTTCCGGCGGCGCCGCCCGCGGCCTTGCGCATGTCGGGGTGTTGAAGTCATGGCAGGAGAAAAAACTGCCGCTGGATCTTATTGTCGGCACCTCTGTGGGCGCGATCGTGGGGGCGCTTTACGCCTCGGGCATGGACGGCGCGGAAATTGACAGGATCATCGCAGGGCTGAACTGGAACGAGCTCATAGAGTTCAGGGTGACGCCGGCCAGGATCCTTAATCTCAATAGCATCATATCAAGCGAAAAAATGGGAGACTGGATGTTTTCTCATATGGGGGATAAGAAATTCAGCGATCTTAAGATCCCGTTTTTGTGCGTGGCCTGTGACATCAGAACGGGTGAGAAAATCGTGTTCCGCGACGGCGATCTTATCCCGGCGGTGCGGGCTTCTTCATGCATCCCCGGGATCTTTGAGCCCGTGGAGTACAGGCACCGCGTGCTTGTGGACGGCGGCGTGGTGGATAATGTGCCGACGGATCTGGCCTTAGCCGAGGGCGCTGATATGATAGTGGCCTCGTGGACGGGTGGGTCCCGCTGGCTTTCCGATTCGAGGAGTATAATCGCCGTCCTCACGCAGGTGATATCTGTCTCCGGTACCGTGCTCTCGCGGCGTCAGCTTGAGAAAGCGGATGTGGTGATAGAACCTGACTTGAGGGATGTTTCCCCGCTGGATTTGGACAAATTCGCGCAGACGTCGGAAGCGGGTTATGACGCGACCGTTAAGAAAGCCGGTGAAATAGAGAAAATGTTTCTGCAAAAAACTCTTGAAAAAATAAAGGCGGCGCCGGACAAATGA